The Acidobacteriaceae bacterium nucleotide sequence GCGGCGGCCTCTTCCGGCGTAGCGCCAGCGGCGACGCGGTCGACGGCCCATTTGCCGAGCACGAGCTTCATGATGGGCTCGCCCCAGCCCGTGAGCGAGACGGCTGCAGAGAGATTGTCGGCGTAGCATCCGCAACCGATCAGCGAAGAGTCCCCGACGCGTCCGGGGGCCTTCGACAGTGTGCCGCCGGTGGAGGTTCCTGCGGCGAGGTTGCCGAAGCTGTCGAGCGCGACGGCGCCGACGGTGTCGTGCGAGTGCAGCGTCGGGTCGCTGCGAAGCTCGGCGGGCAGGCCCTGCTGGGCTTCAGCATTGATGGCGGTTTCGTTCTGCGCGGTGTCACCGCTGAAGGTGGTGTCGGGTTTGCCGGAGAGCTGGAACTCCATCAGGCGCTTCTGCTCGCGCGGAACGACGAGCTCCATGTTGTCGATGAGTCTCATGCCCTGCTGGGTGGCGAAGCGCTCTGCGCCGACGCCGACGAAGTATACGTGCGGCGAGCGTTCGAGCACGAGCCGCGCGGCCTGGATGGGGTTCTTCAGGCGTTCGACGCAGGCAACGCCCCCGGCGCGGAGGTCGCTGCCGTTCATCATCAGCGCGTCGCACTGCACGCGGCCGTCGCGGGTCAGGTAGCTGCCGGTTCCGGCGTCGAAGATGTCGTCATCTTCCATGGCCGAGATGGCGGCCTCGACGGCGTCGGTGGCTGTGCCGCCTTTGTTCAGCGCGTTCCAACCTGCGGTGAGTGCGTGGCGAATGCCACGGTTGTGCGCGTCGATGGCATCGTCGGGCATGGCCCAGGCTCCGCCGTGAATCAGGAGAATCGGTTTGTGAGTAGGCGAGGACATAGGCAGGTATAAGTGTAGAGCTTGGGAGTTGTCAGTTGTCAGTTGTCAGTTGTCAGTTGGGAGTTGTCAGTTGGGAGTTGGTGGAGTGGGTGACTCTATACTTGCAGCAACTTGTATAACCCTGCGCCATTTCGCGTTGATGAGCTTGACGAGATTCACGCGATGATTCGTGCCTGTGGGCTGGCGACGCTGGTGACACGCTCCGAGGGCGAACTGGTTGCGACGCAGTTGCCGATGGTGCTCGCGGCGGAAGAGGGCGAGCACGGCGTGCTCTACGGCCACGTTGCGCGGGCCAACGACCAATGGAAGCAGGCTGTGGAGGGAGATGCGATGGTGCTGTTTCCCGGGATCGACGCCTACATCCGGCCGGGTTGGCTGGCTTCAAAAGCCGAGACCGCGCGCGTTGTGCCGACGTGGAATTACCTGGCGGTTCATGCCTGGGGGGCGGTGGAGTTCTTTGACGAGCCAGAGCGGTTGCTGCGCGTTGTAACGCAGTTGACCGAGTTGCACGAAGCTGGGCGCGAGGAGCCGTGGTCCGTGACCGATGCTCCGCCGGAGTACCTCGAAGGGATGTTGCGTGCGATTGTTGGCGTGCGGCTTCCGATTCGTCGCGTCGAGGCGAAGAAGAAGCTGAACCAGCGGCAAGGCGCGAAGGACCGCGCGAGTGTGCGCGAGGGGCTGGCTTCGAGCGGCTCCGAGAGTGGACGCAGCCTGTCGAAGCTGATCCCGGAGTAGCTTGCTACGCGAGGCTTACCGCGTCAGACGCTCCCAGTTGCCGTGGGCGAAGAGTTCCTTTTCCTGCGGCGAGAGAGCTGCCTCGCTGAGGAAGGTGCGGGGCGCGCCTCCGGGACGGTACTGGTAGGGGAAGTCTGTGGAGAAGAGGATGCGTTCCGGGCCGACGATCTTCAGCGTCCGCTCCATGTACTCGTGGTTCCACATACCGCTGGGGGTGACGTAGAGGTTCTGCTGCACGTACTCCTCGATGGAGCGGTCGAGCTTCATGACGCGTGTCAGCGACTTCAGGCGTTCGAGGTAGAAGAGCACGACCTCGCCCCAGTGGCCGAGGATGATCTGCAGGTTGGGGAAGCGGTCGAATATGCCTCCGGCGATCAGGCGCACGAACTGCATCCCGGCCTCATAGTGCCAGCCAAGGACGAAGGCGGCCAGCGCCGTATCTACCGGCTCTCCAAAGCCCGAGTAGTAGGCGTCGCGGACGGCACGCTGCGGAATCTGCGGATGAATGAAGAGCGGTACGGATAGCTTTTCTGCGGTGGCGAAGAGTGGCAGAAAATCGGCGTGGTCGAGGTTCTTGGAGCGGGTGCGGCCGCAGAGCATGGCTCCGCGAAGTCCAAGCTGCTGGACGCTGCGGTCGAGTTCCAGCGCAGCCTGTTGTGGCGCAGCGGTGGGCAGAGTGGCAAAGCCTTGAAAGCGTTCCGGATACGTTGCGATGGTCGCGGCGATAAGGTCGTTGGTGCTGCGGGCCAGCAGCACGCTCTCTGCAGGCTCAAGGTTGTGCAGGGCGGGGGTGGTGACGGAAAGCACCTGCACGTCCACGCCGCTCTCATCCATCAGGGCGATGCGGTTTGCGCCGAGGTCGGCCAGTCGCTCCCCGTTTACGCCCTGGTCGAAGACCTCGGTGCCTTCTTCGCCTATCGCCGAGTTGGCCCATGCCGTTCGAATGTCCGAGGGGAGGAAGTGCTCTTCGATGGCGATGAGTTTCATGGAGGCCCTGGCGGCTAGACGGCGCCTGCGAGTTTACGTCGTTCGGTTTCGAGATAGGTGTAACGGATGCGATGGATGACCGTGATCGTGGAGAAGACAGCCAGCACCCACAGCGCGGCGGGCATCATGTCCCACTTTTCACACAGCGCGCCGAGAATGACGAGCACAATGCGCTCCGGGCGTTCCATGAAGCCGACCTTGCAGGAGCCGATCAACGCTTCGGCGCGGGCGCGCGTGTAGCTGACCATCAGCGACGCCGTCATCACAAACGCGACGAGGAAGACGTAGAAGTAGCGATTTCCGCGAGCGTAGAAGACCAGCAGGCCGAAGAAGAGCGCGACGTCAGAGTAGCGGTCGAGCACGGAGTCATAAAACGCTCCGAAGACCGAAACCTGGTTGGTCTGGCGCGCGACGCGACCGTCCACCATGTCAAAAAGCCCCGCACCGATAATGACCAGGCCCGCGTAGCGGAACATCACTACGTAGTTTTCCTGCCGGGCATAGCCAAAGAAGAACGCGGCGACGATGTTGATCAGCAGGCCGATAAAGGTCAGTGTATTGGGGGAAATCTTCGACAACGCGAGGCCGTTGACGATCTTCTGCAGCAGCCAGCCGCTGCCTTTGCCGAATTGGCTTGTCCAGGTCATGAAATATCTCTGTTTTTCAGTTTAGTTGACTTGGGCGCTCTGGTGCAGGGGGAAGGCGTCGTAGACTGTTTGCAATTTAGGCAGTTTTGAAAGGCGGCAAGCGTTGAACCTCGGAAATGTGGCGCGTTGGAGTGCGGTTTTAGCGATGACCTCGGCGTTGGGGGTGCTTGCCCAGGCACCGCAACTGCCTGCTGACAAGTACCTGTGGCTGGAGGATGTTTCCAGCCCGCGCAGCATGGAGTGGGTGAAGGCGGAGAACGCCAAGACCACGGCGCACTTTGACGCCGATCCGCGTTTTGCGAAGGAGTACGCCGCAGCGCTGGCGGTCCTGAACGACCCGGAAAAGCTGGCGATCCCCGGTCTGAAGGGCGAAATGGTCTACAACCAGTGGCAGGATGCGCAGCATCTGCGCGGCCTGTTGCGCCGCACCACGCTGGCGGATTATCTGACCGCTTCGCCGACCTGGCAGCCGGTGCTCGATGTGGACGCGCTGAACCGTGAGGAGAACGCGAAGTGGGTCTCGCGCGGCGTCAACTGCCTCTACCCCGGCAACGATTATTGCCTGGCGGTGCTCTCGAACGGCGGCGAAGATGCGACGTCTGCTCGCGAGTTTGACCTGAAGGATGCGAAGTTTGTCCCGGCAGGCTTTACGCTGCCGCGCAGCAAGCAGAACATCGAGTGGCAGGACAAGGACACGCTGCTGATCGCGCGAGACTGGGGCGCGGGTACGACGACCGACTCCGGCTATCCGTTTGTGGTGAAGCGCTGGAAGCGTGGCACGCCGTTGTCCTCGGCGGTGGAGGTCTTCCGCGGCGGGTCGACGGACCAGCTTGGCTCTTCGGCGGACGTCATGCACGATGCCTCGGGCAATACGCTTGTGTACTTCCATCGCGGCGACACGTTCTTCACGCAGAAGAGCTTCATCGAGACGCCGAAGGGGCTGAAGCAGATTGCGATTCCGGCCAAGGCGAGCCTTGCCGGCATGGTGGAAGGTCGCGTGCTGATCCATACGCACGAGGACTGGAAGCTGGCCGATGGGCAGACGATCAAGGCTGGCTCGCTGGCGGAGGTTCTGCTGGCTGAGTTGAAGCGCGATCCCGAACACCTGAAGCCCCGCGTGGTCTTTGCGCCGACGGCGAAGGAGTTCCTGCAGGCGGCCCGCGATACGCCACATCATCTGCTGATCACCACGCTGGATAATGTGCAGGGCCGTGCCTATCTCTACACGCCGACGG carries:
- a CDS encoding amidohydrolase family protein codes for the protein MKLIAIEEHFLPSDIRTAWANSAIGEEGTEVFDQGVNGERLADLGANRIALMDESGVDVQVLSVTTPALHNLEPAESVLLARSTNDLIAATIATYPERFQGFATLPTAAPQQAALELDRSVQQLGLRGAMLCGRTRSKNLDHADFLPLFATAEKLSVPLFIHPQIPQRAVRDAYYSGFGEPVDTALAAFVLGWHYEAGMQFVRLIAGGIFDRFPNLQIILGHWGEVVLFYLERLKSLTRVMKLDRSIEEYVQQNLYVTPSGMWNHEYMERTLKIVGPERILFSTDFPYQYRPGGAPRTFLSEAALSPQEKELFAHGNWERLTR
- a CDS encoding prolyl oligopeptidase family serine peptidase; this encodes MNLGNVARWSAVLAMTSALGVLAQAPQLPADKYLWLEDVSSPRSMEWVKAENAKTTAHFDADPRFAKEYAAALAVLNDPEKLAIPGLKGEMVYNQWQDAQHLRGLLRRTTLADYLTASPTWQPVLDVDALNREENAKWVSRGVNCLYPGNDYCLAVLSNGGEDATSAREFDLKDAKFVPAGFTLPRSKQNIEWQDKDTLLIARDWGAGTTTDSGYPFVVKRWKRGTPLSSAVEVFRGGSTDQLGSSADVMHDASGNTLVYFHRGDTFFTQKSFIETPKGLKQIAIPAKASLAGMVEGRVLIHTHEDWKLADGQTIKAGSLAEVLLAELKRDPEHLKPRVVFAPTAKEFLQAARDTPHHLLITTLDNVQGRAYLYTPTAKGWTKKRLELPENSAIAIVSTDDESGRFVLSATGFLTPTTLFLGDAKTGSLKAIKTAPARFDASKDVVEQYFATSKDGTKVPYFIVHPKEMKLDGTNPTLLTAYGGFEVSRTPAYNAITGKLWLEKGGVYVLANIRGGGEFGPAWHEAGLKTKRQVIYDDFAAVGEDLIRRKITSTPHLGIEGGSNGGLLMGVEMTERPELWGAVIIEVPLLDMLRMEKIAAGASWVGEYGSPSHPDELAFWLAHSPYNQLKPGVTYPDPFIWTTTKDDRVGPQHARKFAAKMAEFHDPYLFYEVIEGGHGSGADAKQTAHTDAMNYIYLQEKLMK
- a CDS encoding CDP-alcohol phosphatidyltransferase family protein is translated as MTWTSQFGKGSGWLLQKIVNGLALSKISPNTLTFIGLLINIVAAFFFGYARQENYVVMFRYAGLVIIGAGLFDMVDGRVARQTNQVSVFGAFYDSVLDRYSDVALFFGLLVFYARGNRYFYVFLVAFVMTASLMVSYTRARAEALIGSCKVGFMERPERIVLVILGALCEKWDMMPAALWVLAVFSTITVIHRIRYTYLETERRKLAGAV
- a CDS encoding isoaspartyl peptidase/L-asparaginase; this encodes MSSPTHKPILLIHGGAWAMPDDAIDAHNRGIRHALTAGWNALNKGGTATDAVEAAISAMEDDDIFDAGTGSYLTRDGRVQCDALMMNGSDLRAGGVACVERLKNPIQAARLVLERSPHVYFVGVGAERFATQQGMRLIDNMELVVPREQKRLMEFQLSGKPDTTFSGDTAQNETAINAEAQQGLPAELRSDPTLHSHDTVGAVALDSFGNLAAGTSTGGTLSKAPGRVGDSSLIGCGCYADNLSAAVSLTGWGEPIMKLVLGKWAVDRVAAGATPEEAAADAIQYLHTRLGGHGGMILLGPDGRIGLAHNTPRMAWGIATENGLELGVTRND
- a CDS encoding FMN-binding negative transcriptional regulator, with amino-acid sequence MYNPAPFRVDELDEIHAMIRACGLATLVTRSEGELVATQLPMVLAAEEGEHGVLYGHVARANDQWKQAVEGDAMVLFPGIDAYIRPGWLASKAETARVVPTWNYLAVHAWGAVEFFDEPERLLRVVTQLTELHEAGREEPWSVTDAPPEYLEGMLRAIVGVRLPIRRVEAKKKLNQRQGAKDRASVREGLASSGSESGRSLSKLIPE